The proteins below come from a single Paracoccus sp. SCSIO 75233 genomic window:
- a CDS encoding VOC family protein yields the protein MTYPVEISYVALTVNDLTGMRDFYANIIGLTPLTGDGETATLGAGGRTLLELRADRHAPRPPRNAAGLFHTAFLMPERGDLGRWLRHAAETGQQLSGASDHAVSEAVYLSDPEGNGIEIYIDRPESSWQRDGDKVHMITERMDVEGVLAAGHGPWMGMPDGSKVGHVHLSTSELSAARDFATGQLGLTETLVGQGGAWFGSGGYHHQLAANTWNSRGAGPRRFPSIGLAEIGLTVTPESGLSSARITDPDGTGFILKAA from the coding sequence ATGACCTATCCAGTCGAAATCTCCTATGTCGCGCTGACCGTGAACGATCTGACCGGGATGCGCGATTTCTACGCCAATATCATCGGCCTGACGCCGCTGACCGGGGATGGCGAGACCGCCACCCTTGGGGCGGGCGGTCGGACGCTCCTCGAACTGCGCGCGGACCGCCACGCGCCGCGCCCGCCACGCAATGCGGCCGGGCTGTTTCACACGGCGTTTCTGATGCCCGAACGCGGCGATCTCGGTCGCTGGCTGCGCCACGCGGCGGAGACCGGACAGCAACTCTCCGGCGCATCCGATCACGCCGTCAGCGAGGCGGTGTATCTGTCCGACCCGGAAGGCAACGGCATCGAAATCTATATCGACCGCCCGGAAAGCAGCTGGCAGCGCGACGGTGACAAGGTGCATATGATCACCGAGCGGATGGATGTCGAGGGCGTGCTTGCCGCCGGTCACGGTCCCTGGATGGGAATGCCGGACGGAAGCAAGGTTGGTCATGTGCATCTTTCCACCTCCGAGCTGTCGGCGGCGCGGGACTTCGCGACCGGGCAACTCGGCCTGACCGAAACGCTGGTCGGGCAAGGCGGGGCGTGGTTCGGATCGGGTGGTTACCACCACCAGCTTGCAGCGAATACCTGGAACAGCCGGGGTGCGGGACCGCGCCGGTTCCCGTCCATCGGGCTGGCCGAAATCGGACTGACGGTCACGCCGGAAAGCGGGTTGTCGTCAGCCCGCATCACCGACCCCGACGGGACCGGGTTCATTCTGAAAGCCGCATGA
- a CDS encoding ring-cleaving dioxygenase: MDLTGIHHLTAITADAPGNNRFYTDTLGLRRVKKTVNQDDTSAYHLFFADGAGSPGTDITFFDWPAAPERRGTHSISRTGLRVNEASLDYWAARLRDQGVKTGEITTLDTRATLDFEDPEGQRIRLTADQPGETHPWDRSPVPAEHQIRGLGPITISVPELELTEAVLTRVMNMRKVRDYPSPDGSGQVHVYEMGAGGPAAELHVAVQPGLPVARQGAGGVHHVAFRTPDVQTIHQWAERLNQFRIPSSGEVERYYFRSLYFREPGGNLFEIATDGPGFDVDEPFDTMGEALSLPPFLEPRRAQIEAGLKPLV; the protein is encoded by the coding sequence ATGGACCTTACCGGCATTCATCACCTGACGGCGATCACCGCCGACGCACCCGGCAATAACCGCTTCTACACCGACACGCTCGGGCTGCGCCGGGTCAAGAAAACCGTCAATCAGGACGACACATCCGCCTATCACCTGTTCTTCGCCGATGGCGCGGGCAGTCCGGGCACCGACATCACCTTCTTCGACTGGCCCGCAGCGCCCGAGCGTCGCGGCACCCATTCGATCAGCCGCACCGGGCTGCGCGTGAACGAGGCAAGCCTTGATTACTGGGCCGCCCGCCTGCGCGATCAGGGCGTGAAAACGGGCGAGATCACGACGCTCGACACCCGCGCGACGCTCGATTTCGAAGACCCGGAGGGGCAGCGCATCCGCCTGACCGCCGACCAGCCCGGCGAGACCCACCCCTGGGATCGCAGCCCGGTTCCGGCGGAACACCAGATCCGTGGCCTCGGCCCGATCACCATTTCCGTGCCGGAACTGGAACTGACCGAGGCGGTGCTGACCCGCGTCATGAATATGCGCAAGGTGCGGGATTATCCCAGCCCCGACGGCTCTGGTCAGGTGCATGTCTATGAGATGGGCGCAGGCGGCCCGGCGGCGGAACTGCATGTCGCCGTCCAGCCCGGCCTGCCGGTCGCGCGCCAGGGCGCTGGCGGTGTTCACCACGTCGCCTTCCGCACCCCGGATGTGCAAACCATCCATCAATGGGCCGAGCGGCTGAACCAGTTCCGTATCCCGAGTTCGGGCGAGGTGGAGCGTTATTATTTCCGCAGCCTCTATTTTCGCGAACCCGGCGGCAACCTGTTCGAGATCGCGACGGACGGGCCCGGCTTCGACGTCGATGAGCCGTTCGACACAATGGGCGAGGCGCTGTCCCTGCCCCCCTTCCTCGAACCGCGCCGCGCGCAGATCGAGGCCGGTCTGAAACCGCTGGTCTGA
- a CDS encoding LysR family transcriptional regulator — MRYDLDQIETFLTVMELGTLTAAAARLNLSKSVVSKRISDFEAVVGAALFRRNAGRITPTEAAGRLAERLRPALSDLIAAAESASWGMDGAAPLQGQLAIAVPISFGTVYLNPVLARFAIAHPQLEMRIDYDDRVRDLAREGFDLGIRIGEARDGALKARKLCEDRSYLVASRDYLDRYGVPKTPADLSGHQIIGYSHVSNTQVWQFLCDGKTVSPQVGGRLTLNNGEAIRDMAVAGLGVAMLPGFIARRAVEEGQLVELLSHAESRRLPIMAVWPPVSPMPVKLRLIIDFLVAELAGGLSESKRP; from the coding sequence ATGCGTTATGACCTCGACCAGATCGAAACCTTTCTGACCGTGATGGAGCTTGGCACGCTGACCGCGGCGGCGGCGCGGCTGAACCTGTCGAAATCAGTGGTGTCGAAGCGGATCTCCGATTTTGAAGCGGTCGTCGGCGCGGCATTGTTTCGCCGGAACGCGGGCCGGATCACCCCGACGGAAGCAGCAGGACGGCTTGCCGAACGCCTGCGCCCTGCGCTGAGCGATCTGATTGCGGCAGCTGAAAGCGCAAGCTGGGGGATGGACGGTGCCGCGCCCTTGCAGGGGCAGTTGGCGATTGCGGTGCCGATCAGTTTCGGCACGGTTTATCTGAACCCGGTGCTGGCCCGTTTTGCGATTGCGCACCCGCAGCTTGAAATGCGCATAGATTATGACGACCGGGTCCGCGATCTGGCGCGGGAGGGGTTCGATCTGGGCATCCGCATCGGGGAGGCGCGCGACGGCGCGCTGAAGGCGCGCAAGCTGTGTGAGGATCGATCATATCTGGTCGCCAGCCGCGATTATCTGGACCGCTACGGGGTGCCGAAGACGCCTGCCGATCTGTCCGGTCATCAGATCATCGGCTACAGCCATGTCTCCAATACGCAGGTCTGGCAGTTTTTATGTGACGGAAAGACGGTTTCGCCGCAGGTCGGCGGGCGGCTGACGCTGAATAATGGCGAGGCGATCCGGGATATGGCGGTCGCGGGGCTCGGGGTGGCGATGTTGCCCGGTTTCATCGCCCGTCGCGCGGTTGAGGAGGGGCAACTTGTCGAGTTGCTGAGCCATGCGGAAAGCCGTCGCCTGCCGATCATGGCGGTCTGGCCCCCGGTGAGCCCGATGCCGGTAAAGCTGCGGCTTATCATAGATTTTCTGGTGGCGGAACTTGCCGGGGGGCTGTCAGAGTCAAAAAGGCCATAA
- the nudC gene encoding NAD(+) diphosphatase, with product MIPESAVTFAGSFLDRADRLRGDDAYIAQQLSNPAALAVPFWRGKPLFDLTDSGPRLCWVKVTDDLIADGPEGPIFMGLDDGGLAHFAADVSYIAPPEETPAEFVDKRTLDLSDTRKFIDLRAIMPDIHHRDAGIAAAAKGIFEWRTSHGFCANCGHKNTVAHAGWRMECPACGRQHFPRTDPVVIMLVLDGDKLLLGRQPVWPEKMYSLLAGFMEPGETVEEAVRREVMEESAIEVGEVRYVTSQPWPFPNSLMIGCAARAETTGITVDPAELEEAFWVDKADVARALAGEHPGIAAARKGAVAQVIMQAWVDGTIKGF from the coding sequence ATGATACCTGAATCAGCCGTCACTTTTGCGGGAAGCTTTCTGGATCGCGCCGACCGGCTGCGGGGGGATGACGCTTATATCGCGCAACAGCTTTCCAATCCTGCAGCTCTTGCGGTGCCGTTCTGGCGCGGAAAGCCGCTATTCGATCTGACCGATTCCGGTCCGCGCCTGTGCTGGGTGAAGGTCACGGATGATCTGATCGCGGATGGTCCCGAGGGGCCGATCTTCATGGGGTTGGATGATGGCGGCTTGGCCCATTTTGCCGCTGATGTCTCCTATATCGCGCCGCCGGAGGAGACCCCGGCGGAGTTTGTCGACAAGCGCACGCTGGACCTGTCGGACACGCGAAAATTCATCGACCTGCGTGCGATCATGCCTGATATCCATCACCGGGATGCCGGGATCGCCGCTGCGGCGAAGGGGATATTCGAGTGGCGGACAAGCCACGGGTTCTGCGCCAATTGCGGTCATAAGAACACCGTCGCTCATGCTGGCTGGCGGATGGAATGTCCCGCATGCGGGCGGCAGCATTTTCCGCGCACCGATCCGGTTGTCATCATGCTTGTTCTGGATGGTGACAAATTACTGCTTGGCCGGCAGCCGGTCTGGCCGGAGAAGATGTACTCGCTGCTTGCCGGTTTCATGGAGCCCGGCGAAACGGTCGAGGAGGCCGTGCGCCGCGAGGTGATGGAGGAATCGGCGATCGAGGTCGGGGAGGTGCGCTATGTGACCTCTCAGCCCTGGCCATTCCCGAACTCGCTGATGATCGGCTGTGCGGCACGGGCGGAAACGACCGGGATCACCGTCGATCCGGCGGAGCTGGAAGAGGCGTTCTGGGTCGATAAAGCCGATGTCGCCCGCGCCCTTGCCGGAGAGCATCCGGGTATCGCCGCGGCAAGAAAAGGTGCGGTTGCGCAGGTGATTATGCAGGCCTGGGTGGACGGGACCATAAAAGGGTTCTGA
- a CDS encoding potassium channel family protein, with protein MADRRNARLKPIYDLWAGLLAAFSTPRVRALVVLTGFMIGIASVFYSWVEGWGWIDSIYFSVITISTVGYGDFAPQTLFGKLFTIFYVLCGLGVFVATATAIADSIINRAEERGPRE; from the coding sequence ATGGCTGACAGAAGAAATGCGCGGCTGAAGCCGATATACGACCTTTGGGCGGGGCTTCTGGCCGCATTCTCCACCCCTCGCGTCCGGGCGCTGGTGGTGCTGACCGGTTTCATGATCGGGATCGCATCGGTGTTCTATAGCTGGGTCGAGGGGTGGGGCTGGATCGACTCGATCTATTTTTCGGTCATTACCATTTCGACCGTCGGATACGGCGATTTTGCGCCGCAAACATTATTCGGCAAGCTTTTTACGATTTTTTATGTCCTGTGCGGGCTGGGCGTGTTCGTCGCCACAGCCACCGCGATTGCCGACAGTATCATCAACCGGGCGGAAGAGCGGGGACCGCGCGAATAG
- a CDS encoding DUF308 domain-containing protein, with protein MKSWLPILAAGCAAMLGGLLALINPTGASVTTVTLVAWVLLIVAAFQFWAAYKSETNGARIRAGAIGVAALFLSLSLFFGNPAESWLIRTLVGLLLIASGAAKIYASRAMSGNDNMPLVVGSGAVSVVLGLVIWFGLNLNFGTILGLELLASGLALILLAMQRKAHG; from the coding sequence ATGAAATCCTGGCTTCCGATTCTGGCCGCTGGCTGCGCCGCAATGCTGGGCGGCCTGCTGGCGCTGATCAACCCGACCGGGGCAAGCGTCACCACCGTCACACTGGTGGCGTGGGTTTTGTTGATCGTGGCGGCGTTTCAGTTCTGGGCCGCGTATAAATCAGAAACCAACGGTGCCCGGATCCGCGCCGGCGCAATCGGCGTCGCGGCATTGTTCCTGTCGTTGTCACTGTTCTTCGGCAACCCCGCGGAAAGCTGGCTGATCCGCACACTGGTCGGATTGCTGCTCATCGCCTCGGGCGCTGCGAAAATATACGCATCGCGCGCCATGTCCGGCAATGACAATATGCCGCTGGTGGTCGGGTCGGGTGCCGTTTCCGTGGTTCTCGGTCTGGTCATCTGGTTCGGCCTCAACCTGAATTTCGGCACCATTCTGGGGCTGGAACTTCTTGCCAGCGGCCTCGCCCTGATCCTTCTGGCGATGCAACGGAAGGCGCATGGCTGA
- a CDS encoding AI-2E family transporter — MFQKTDPIRGLLGVVLSLLLVTLVGRLMIVGKSFLLPIILAVISVYILVAATEALRRTPLTRKLPEWALRMLVLIGFLIIVVWFGSVMVSTASQVNERLPEYQDNLTGLYHEVTGMLGLDASPDLQEVFKNVRESLPLGEVAGMILGSISSAAGLIFMVTIYAMFLMGERGGFAHKIAVALPGDRSKRAGKIISDINSSISSYIAVKTLVNATLGAISFCVMWVIGVDFALFWAILIGVLNYIPYVGSWLGVIFPVLLSMAQFGSVEKTLLVAALLTGAQLWVGNSLEPRMVGQRVNMSPFIVLVALALWSSVWGIAGAILAIPLTSIIAIIMGSFESTRPFTVLIAQDVTPFETDTTAEAHN; from the coding sequence ATGTTTCAGAAAACAGACCCGATACGCGGGCTTTTGGGTGTCGTTTTGTCGCTCCTGCTGGTGACGCTGGTCGGGCGGTTGATGATCGTCGGCAAGTCGTTCCTGCTTCCGATCATCCTCGCCGTGATCTCCGTCTACATCCTCGTCGCCGCGACGGAGGCGCTGCGCCGCACACCGCTGACCCGGAAACTGCCCGAATGGGCGTTGCGGATGCTGGTGCTCATCGGGTTTCTGATCATCGTCGTCTGGTTCGGCAGCGTCATGGTCTCGACCGCGAGCCAGGTGAACGAGCGGCTTCCCGAATATCAGGACAACCTGACCGGGCTTTATCATGAAGTGACCGGGATGCTGGGCCTCGACGCCAGCCCGGACCTGCAAGAGGTTTTCAAAAACGTCCGCGAGTCACTGCCGCTGGGTGAGGTCGCGGGGATGATCCTCGGCTCCATCAGCTCCGCCGCCGGGCTGATCTTCATGGTGACGATTTACGCCATGTTCCTGATGGGCGAACGTGGCGGCTTTGCCCATAAGATCGCCGTAGCCCTGCCTGGTGACCGCTCGAAGCGCGCGGGCAAGATCATTTCCGACATCAACAGCTCCATCAGCAGTTACATCGCCGTCAAGACACTGGTGAACGCCACGCTGGGCGCGATCTCCTTCTGCGTCATGTGGGTGATCGGCGTCGACTTCGCCCTGTTCTGGGCAATCCTGATCGGGGTTTTGAACTACATCCCCTATGTCGGCTCGTGGCTGGGGGTCATCTTCCCGGTCCTGCTGTCGATGGCGCAGTTCGGATCGGTCGAGAAAACCCTGCTCGTCGCGGCCTTGCTGACCGGGGCGCAGCTTTGGGTGGGCAACTCGCTGGAGCCACGCATGGTGGGCCAGCGCGTCAATATGTCACCCTTCATCGTCCTCGTGGCACTGGCGCTCTGGTCCTCCGTCTGGGGGATCGCCGGGGCCATTCTGGCGATCCCGCTGACCTCGATCATCGCAATAATCATGGGCAGTTTTGAATCCACCCGGCCCTTTACGGTACTGATCGCCCAAGACGTGACCCCGTTTGAAACCGACACAACCGCCGAGGCGCACAACTGA
- a CDS encoding alpha/beta-hydrolase family protein, with product MNWKKPFGVSWLPLFLGLIFFSASLTPSLIPRGWLMQGLLGGVVAAIGYMIGRLLLSLWRQMELPKLRGSAFVAGHVLVAIPVMVIVVLALSEAGNWQNEIRARMELEPLAAFRTVQMVYVALGVFVALMVLGWLVKMLFDRTRRWLYRFMPERTANVAGLLIVALLLFVVTRDGIVDRMIGFFDETYTVAQRLFDTDEPRPTDPMRSGSAESLIGWDAMGQPGRNFINGGPGADAIAAFSGEDALDPLRVYVGLANAETAQARSDMALAELQRIGAFDRKILIVAMPTGTGWLDPGSFDVLEYMQDGDIATVAVQYSYLQSPLALILETNAGLEQARSLISTVHEYWRGLPEDDRPRIYIHGLSLGAWASMYGTDLEALLDDPIDGALWAGPPFPSARWNEAMAARNPGSPYVAPDVGKGRLFRFASHTKPAGGPDGWGDMRLMFLQYSSDPIVFYEPASLFRPPAWMTEPPAEDVSPDLRFMPVVTQFQLALDMAFSLAAPAGHGHSYYAHDYIGAWEAVTAPEGWTAEDTERLKQVCNNGLQQGCDR from the coding sequence ATGAATTGGAAAAAGCCGTTTGGCGTCTCCTGGCTGCCGCTGTTTCTGGGGCTGATCTTTTTTTCCGCCTCGCTGACGCCATCGCTGATTCCGCGCGGATGGCTCATGCAGGGGCTGCTGGGCGGGGTGGTCGCCGCCATCGGCTATATGATCGGACGACTGCTGCTGTCGCTTTGGCGCCAGATGGAGCTGCCGAAACTGCGAGGCAGCGCCTTTGTCGCGGGGCATGTGCTGGTGGCGATTCCGGTGATGGTCATCGTCGTCCTGGCGCTGAGCGAGGCCGGGAACTGGCAGAATGAGATTCGTGCGCGCATGGAGCTCGAACCGCTGGCGGCGTTCCGTACCGTGCAGATGGTTTATGTCGCCCTTGGGGTGTTTGTCGCGCTGATGGTTCTCGGTTGGCTGGTCAAGATGCTGTTCGACCGGACGCGCCGCTGGCTGTACCGGTTCATGCCGGAGCGGACTGCGAATGTCGCGGGGCTGCTGATCGTGGCGCTGTTGCTGTTCGTCGTGACGCGCGACGGGATTGTCGACCGGATGATCGGGTTCTTCGACGAAACTTATACGGTCGCGCAGCGTCTGTTCGACACCGACGAACCGCGCCCGACCGACCCGATGCGCTCCGGCAGTGCGGAATCGCTTATCGGCTGGGACGCAATGGGTCAGCCCGGTCGCAATTTCATCAATGGCGGACCCGGTGCCGATGCTATCGCGGCCTTTTCCGGCGAGGACGCGCTTGATCCGCTGCGGGTCTATGTCGGGCTGGCGAATGCCGAGACCGCACAGGCGCGTTCGGATATGGCGCTGGCCGAGTTGCAGCGGATCGGGGCATTTGATCGCAAAATCCTGATCGTCGCGATGCCGACGGGGACTGGCTGGCTCGATCCGGGAAGCTTCGATGTGCTGGAATATATGCAGGACGGTGACATTGCCACGGTCGCGGTTCAGTATTCCTATCTGCAATCGCCGCTGGCGCTTATTCTGGAGACCAATGCCGGGCTTGAGCAGGCCCGCAGCCTGATCTCCACCGTCCATGAATACTGGCGCGGCCTGCCGGAGGACGATCGTCCCCGCATCTATATCCACGGGCTGAGCCTCGGGGCATGGGCGTCGATGTATGGCACCGATCTGGAGGCATTGCTGGACGATCCCATTGACGGCGCGCTCTGGGCCGGACCGCCTTTCCCGTCGGCCCGCTGGAACGAGGCGATGGCGGCGCGCAATCCGGGCAGCCCCTATGTCGCGCCCGATGTGGGCAAGGGGCGGCTATTCCGCTTTGCCAGCCACACCAAGCCCGCTGGCGGCCCTGATGGTTGGGGGGATATGCGGCTGATGTTCCTGCAATACTCCAGCGATCCGATCGTGTTCTACGAACCCGCCTCGCTGTTCCGGCCACCGGCATGGATGACGGAGCCGCCGGCGGAGGATGTCTCGCCCGATCTGCGGTTCATGCCGGTTGTGACGCAGTTCCAGCTTGCGCTTGATATGGCGTTCTCGCTGGCCGCGCCTGCCGGGCATGGGCATTCCTACTACGCGCATGACTATATCGGCGCGTGGGAGGCCGTGACGGCACCGGAGGGCTGGACCGCCGAGGACACCGAACGGTTGAAACAGGTCTGCAATAACGGCTTGCAGCAGGGCTGCGACCGGTGA
- a CDS encoding dienelactone hydrolase family protein — protein MRVRWWWVVLGLIVLVVAGLGANTLRHLYGVAALTDTPEARRADLAEYWRMIPDGPVSGAGSIMLSGCDGVRDNMEYWGGVMAERGHDALILDSHQPRGLDQLESWRLLCVGQVLPGAQRAGDLAVAMAETEQDNVVLLGASHGGWTVLEFLRRELTRDVPPGLTEWPSPPGEMLKRVGAAVVLYPYCGVLNGAVAGDWSDMPPVLMIIAGQDELNLAADCLKMAEDLRARGAMIDTVYYADAGHGFEQQERAPLSLLEFRPDLRDAATQAVEAFLDRNGL, from the coding sequence GTGAGGGTCCGCTGGTGGTGGGTCGTGCTTGGCCTGATCGTTCTGGTCGTGGCCGGGCTGGGCGCGAACACGCTGCGCCATCTTTACGGGGTGGCGGCGCTGACCGACACGCCGGAGGCGCGGCGCGCCGATCTGGCGGAATACTGGCGGATGATCCCGGATGGGCCGGTTTCCGGTGCGGGTTCGATCATGCTGTCGGGCTGTGATGGCGTTCGTGACAATATGGAATATTGGGGCGGCGTCATGGCGGAGCGCGGGCATGATGCGCTGATCCTCGACAGTCACCAGCCGCGGGGCTTGGATCAGTTGGAAAGCTGGCGGCTGCTTTGCGTGGGTCAGGTGCTGCCCGGTGCCCAGCGGGCCGGCGATCTGGCCGTGGCAATGGCGGAGACGGAGCAGGACAATGTCGTCCTGCTCGGCGCGTCGCATGGCGGCTGGACGGTGCTGGAATTCCTGCGCCGCGAGTTGACGCGGGATGTGCCCCCCGGCCTGACCGAATGGCCATCACCGCCCGGCGAGATGCTGAAACGGGTCGGGGCTGCCGTGGTGCTTTATCCTTATTGCGGGGTGCTGAACGGGGCCGTGGCCGGGGATTGGAGCGATATGCCCCCGGTCCTGATGATCATCGCCGGTCAGGATGAACTGAACCTTGCCGCCGATTGCCTGAAAATGGCCGAGGATCTGCGGGCAAGGGGGGCAATGATCGACACGGTTTATTACGCCGATGCCGGTCACGGGTTCGAGCAGCAGGAGCGGGCGCCGCTGTCGCTGCTGGAATTCCGACCCGATCTGCGCGATGCGGCGACCCAGGCGGTCGAGGCATTTCTCGACCGCAACGGGTTGTGA
- a CDS encoding DUF475 domain-containing protein, which yields MQINPTCPPATGVVHYFKWAFIVTIIGLALGAALGWQMTGSFGGMLSVFFICAVLAVLEISLSFDNAIVNANKLKTMTPVWQRRFLTWGIIIAVFGMRVVFPLLIVVIAAKIGPWEALVLAAAKPAEYAAIMRDAHLPIAAFGGTFLLMVGLSFFFDSDKDVHWLGWLERWMQKYASVRGVEVAIALIVVMVFTRILPDEEADIFFKSAIWGLLTFLLVEVIGGLLDSSQEMLEAGAKGGIGAFLYLEVLDASFSFDGVIGAFALTQNLFVIAIGLGIGAMYVRSMTIMLVEKGTLTEYRYLEHGAFYAIIALSVIMFLQSLIHIHEVITGLGGAALIGLSFWASIRWNRLHGHEKT from the coding sequence ATGCAGATCAATCCAACTTGTCCGCCCGCAACGGGCGTCGTTCACTATTTCAAATGGGCCTTCATCGTCACCATCATCGGGCTTGCGCTTGGCGCAGCACTCGGCTGGCAGATGACCGGCAGTTTCGGCGGCATGCTGTCGGTGTTCTTCATCTGCGCGGTTCTGGCGGTGCTGGAAATCTCGCTCAGCTTCGACAACGCCATCGTCAACGCCAATAAGCTGAAAACCATGACCCCGGTCTGGCAGCGGCGCTTTCTGACCTGGGGAATCATCATCGCTGTATTCGGGATGCGGGTCGTCTTTCCGCTGCTGATCGTGGTGATCGCGGCCAAGATCGGACCGTGGGAGGCGCTGGTTCTGGCGGCCGCGAAACCCGCCGAATATGCCGCGATCATGCGCGATGCCCATCTGCCGATTGCGGCGTTCGGCGGCACTTTCCTGCTGATGGTCGGGCTGAGTTTCTTCTTTGACAGCGACAAGGACGTTCACTGGCTTGGCTGGCTGGAACGCTGGATGCAGAAATACGCCTCCGTCCGCGGGGTGGAGGTTGCGATTGCGCTGATCGTGGTGATGGTCTTCACCCGGATCCTGCCGGATGAGGAGGCCGATATATTCTTCAAATCCGCCATATGGGGCCTGCTGACCTTCCTTCTGGTGGAGGTGATCGGCGGATTGCTGGACAGCTCGCAGGAGATGCTGGAGGCAGGCGCAAAAGGCGGCATCGGCGCGTTTCTGTATCTGGAAGTGCTCGACGCGTCATTCAGCTTCGACGGTGTGATCGGGGCTTTCGCGCTGACCCAGAACCTGTTCGTGATCGCCATCGGGCTTGGCATCGGGGCGATGTATGTGCGTTCGATGACCATCATGCTGGTGGAAAAAGGCACGCTGACCGAATATCGCTATCTCGAACATGGCGCGTTCTACGCCATTATCGCGCTATCGGTCATCATGTTCCTGCAATCGTTGATCCACATCCACGAGGTCATCACCGGGCTTGGCGGTGCGGCACTGATCGGGCTGTCCTTCTGGGCCTCGATCCGCTGGAACCGGCTGCACGGCCACGAAAAGACCTGA
- a CDS encoding OpgC domain-containing protein, with the protein MNRIIALDMLRGYALVAIMLDHMPDSALRRYTLSNFAVFDAAELFVLLSGFLVGLVWLTVETRDGRRAAQWRFLRRAVQVWLALVLGGVLMALTSRLLFELDMPHTAIWSQYARWVIENPLGYIGTLATMWMQPNLLDVLALYVVVLAFVPLTVPLLKRYPWAFAAGSALMWYFAEPLNAMLPNHRSQGGMLFNPFGWQALFHAGVAMGLFRQQFMPVLRRHARLLTILATLIMIYSLGLAQLWRHGPEIKQYWEVLRAPFGAINKWSLDPVRFTAILAAAWLVAVPLSGLFARLAGTALGRALATIGRGGLVSFVACVILSVLGDALMNMNGDPGWSRSLAVDLWTLGALWLVAELNARRSTRSRQPNRAGA; encoded by the coding sequence ATGAACCGGATCATCGCTCTCGATATGCTGCGCGGCTATGCGCTGGTGGCGATCATGCTGGACCACATGCCGGACAGCGCGTTGCGCCGCTATACGCTGTCCAATTTCGCGGTATTCGACGCGGCTGAACTGTTCGTGCTGTTGTCCGGTTTCCTCGTCGGGCTGGTCTGGCTGACGGTCGAGACGCGCGATGGCAGGCGGGCCGCACAATGGCGTTTCCTGCGCCGTGCCGTTCAGGTCTGGCTGGCGCTGGTGCTGGGCGGGGTGCTGATGGCGCTGACCTCTCGCCTGCTGTTCGAGCTGGACATGCCGCATACCGCGATCTGGTCGCAATATGCCCGCTGGGTCATCGAGAACCCGCTGGGCTATATTGGCACGCTGGCGACCATGTGGATGCAGCCGAACCTGCTGGATGTGCTGGCGCTGTATGTCGTGGTGCTGGCCTTCGTGCCGCTGACCGTGCCGCTGCTGAAGCGATACCCGTGGGCCTTCGCCGCCGGATCGGCGCTGATGTGGTATTTTGCCGAGCCGCTGAACGCGATGCTGCCCAATCATCGGTCGCAAGGCGGGATGCTGTTCAACCCGTTCGGCTGGCAGGCGCTGTTTCATGCAGGCGTCGCAATGGGGCTGTTCCGGCAGCAATTCATGCCGGTTCTGCGCCGCCATGCGCGGCTGCTGACCATTCTTGCGACGCTCATCATGATCTACAGCCTTGGTCTGGCGCAGTTGTGGCGGCACGGGCCGGAGATCAAGCAATATTGGGAGGTGCTGCGCGCACCCTTCGGCGCCATCAACAAATGGTCACTCGATCCGGTGCGGTTCACTGCCATTCTGGCGGCGGCATGGCTGGTCGCAGTGCCGCTTTCAGGGCTCTTCGCAAGACTCGCCGGAACCGCATTGGGGCGGGCGCTGGCGACCATCGGGCGTGGCGGGCTGGTCTCTTTCGTGGCCTGCGTGATCCTGTCGGTTCTGGGCGACGCGCTGATGAACATGAACGGCGATCCCGGCTGGTCCCGCAGCCTTGCCGTCGACCTCTGGACGCTCGGCGCGCTCTGGCTGGTGGCCGAACTGAACGCACGGCGGTCGACACGGTCCCGGCAGCCGAACCGCGCCGGGGCATAG